The sequence ACgtgtttagaattttttttttgtatttttaataatttattttcgtatatatatgtcaaactGTAATTTATTAtctataaaaaatatataatttaaaaaatgaatttttacaTGCAAAGAGCGAAACGATGTGTAACAAACAACCTTAAGGAGATAACTTAAGGGGTGAACATGTCACTTGCGCAAGGTTTTGTCACTCCCTAACAGTACAAGAACTTCCTAGGATTTTGGCATACAAAACGGAAATCAAATcagttgtgttttttttgctCATTAATTGATGGACAATTTCCATAGtaaaagataaaacaaaatgaaaaagaaaaccccaGTTGATGTAGATATGGTACCGTACAGTGAACGCGGAAAGAGTCATTAAAGCTCATTGACTATGTTGCACAGTGACAAAAGAATAAGCAAACATCCAAGTAAAGGCAAAAGTCTCTTTGAAAACGAACTCCCCCAATTAAGCAAAGAACTAGTTGtgcaagaagaaaaggaactGAGCCCATGTTGTCCATGACAATCAATTTCCAAGCTCCGTATGTGGCTGGAGATCTAATCCTTTGCCTTGACTCtctgactctctctctctttctctctctctctctcttctggctcataaacaaacaaaggGTATGAATTTCTAATTTCTAACCCCTGTGTTGAAtctcctctgtttttctttttccttttttcaatGGGGTTTGATCACAGAAAACTCATCCTCCAAACCAATTTCAGTGAGGAAGATTTCTGTCCAAATCAGTGTAAGCAACCTCCGACCCATGGGGGTTTCTGTTTTCTtccttgtttcaaaacatgcCGTGATGTATGTAAGAATATTATAGTCTTTGGTGGTAGGGAACTTCGTCCTCCACTTTTTCCAGACCCTACTCTTctaccaccatcaccaccatctCCAGACCCTACTCttccaccaccatcaccaccattaCCACCACTGACTGATTATTATCAGCCCCCATCTGAACAGAAACATATACTTGAAACAAGCATGAAAATTACAGGTTGTATGATTGGGGTTGCTCTTCTTGTTGCTATTGTTTTCTCTATTGTAAGATTTTATTGGCGCCGCAGCAATTccaggaggaggaggagtagTTCTTTACCAATTTTGTTTGATGCCCAACAAGATTTTCTTGATGAAGATCATGGACCTGTTCTTGATCATCCCATTTGGTACATCTACACTGTTGGGCTCCCGCAATCTGTAATTGACTCCATAACAGTCTGCAAGTATAAAAAAGATGAGGGGTTGATTGAAGGAACAGATTGTTCTGTTTGCTTGAGTGagtttgaagaagatgagagtCTTAGGCTTTTGCCCAAGTGCAGTCATGCCTTCCACATCCCTTGTATTGATACCTGGTTGAGATCGCATAAAAATTGCCCTCTTTGCCGCGCTCCAATTGTTTGTGACATTGCTAGGGCTCAAGAAAGTGTCCCTGAGCCTATTTCGAGGGATTCAGGTTCGAGGGAAAGCATTGAGGTAGAGAATTTGGAGAATAATGGAGGGGTTGGAAGCCTTGGAAGTGGGACTGGTGAGGTTGGGATTACAGATGATGAGAatgtttttgcaattccaaCTGAGGGAAGAACTGCTGAAAATTCAGGAAAGGTTTTGCCAAGTTCTACTGTGGCTGCTGGTAGTCGTGATCCAAGAGCATTAAGTGATTTGACTGACAATCGCCGTGTTACTGAAGAGGACATACAACCAATTAGGAGGTCAGTTTCGATGGATTCGTCATCTGCTTCGCGAATATACCGTGATGTGGCCAATGTCATTCCTGAAGAAGGAAGTTCAAATTCCCAATTAGTACATGTTAAGAATCCGAATTCGGGGATTGTTTCCAAGTATGGCAGTTCAAGTTCTAGCCTTGCCAAGCTAATGAGGAGTTCttcaattgggttttctcTGCAGATGGGGCCAATATCAATGAAAAGGCCTTTCTCATCTGGCAGGAAGTTTTTCTCATCCAAACATGGAAGGAGTCAAAGCTCAATCCTTCCCTCATGAAGATTTGGTTAGCCTTTTTTATGTCTCAAGTTTCAAGTCAGTTTCAAGTAAAATTagggaatatatatatacatatggcCTTCTCAGTGGCCTCTGCTGTATCTGTAgaataaaacttaaaagttGGTATAGAGGGTATGTCAATCTGAAGAAACAAAAGCTGGTTCTACATGAAATAAGGGTTTTGGTActgcaatttcaatttttgaggTTCTCAAATGTAAGAAAGAACATACAGACTGCAAAAATGTGGTCCTATGGCCTCTCTGATGGCAAATTTGCGTTTGTTGTGAAAAGTAAATGCCTTCAACAGGGGATACTTGAAATCTGCAAAAcaatttatacttttttttaccACAGAAATTTGCAATATAAGCACACTTCAGTTTTGATTTATCTTCTGTTTTCACCCCCTATTTTCCTGCATATTAGTCCAATGCCAGACTTAATAAGCATGGTTGAAACTTGTGAAACTGCTCTGAACATTCCAGCTcctttaattgtttttaaagtTGATACTGATGGATTGGAGTTATAGGAAGCTGAgtttatgagaaaatgcagCTTTAAAATTCTTTGAGGATGCTTGTTTGTTGTGATTTTTCGTCtgtgtttaattttatttagcaTGATGGGAAGCTGCTGGCATAATTTGCTGCTAGTGCACACAAACTCATTATTTGTTGTCTGAATAGTTCTCTAGTCAGCAAAACACTGCTTAAGTCCACCACAATTCAATGTGCAAATTTTCTATGGAAAACCGAGTCACGTAAACAGGTTGCCAAGGCGGCAGGGCAATAAGGAATTGCCCAGCAAACCACCAAGTCTCTGGTCTCCGCTGTCGTTGGCATCAGGACAATACTTCCCTCCTTATATAAGGAGGAACTCTTCCTTATTTTCTATAATTATGGTACAATACTTATGCATTCCACAACTATGTAtcgtttaatttaattaaaccaCTATTTATAGACAATATTCCATgactaataattttttataatttgttttaaacaacacttgaaaacatttaaaaaggtgaccatatttatttttattttaaacaaaaggATGGGTTTCAATGGTCTGACCTCCAACAGTCATGAccagtaattttttataattttttttatgaattgaaaacatttaaaaaggtgACCACATTTAAACAACAcgaattgaaaacatttaaaaatgcTTGTAAAAATATATCGATGAAGTCAGCGCTTTTATTGTTGGCTGTTGGATATGCATTTGCACGAGATGATTCGTGCTCTTGCCCAcacttaataatttattttcttcaaaagcACATGCATGGGACTCACAAAAAATTTGGCCTAGGCCAAAATTGGGCTAAATGTAGCCCGGTTGGAGGGCTAAAGGgccaaatttggccaaaattttgtttagccCATAGTTAAAAATGgattttgtattattttagGGCTATATTTAGGATACAACATATgactggagatggcctaagAAGGAGTTTCTCCTCATAGTTAAAGAGGGAAGTATTGTCTTTTCTTTAAGCCTTCATTCTCACAGCTCTACAATATACTATGCTCAAACTGCAAGGAGCATGTGTCGAACAAATAGGATCCCAAGTAAAATATATTCTTCAGTTCTGGCATGTGTTTCGTGACAATGAAACCagaattttgtgtgtggctctcacaaaatataaataataaaaaatgtgaTTTCAAGACATACCTAAAcatcaaaaataaatattatctATTCATTATAATCATAATTGTCTTCGAcaagtttttatattttgaaatcaTTGCATAACAACCACGTCATctatactattaaaaatatttttttctgcACCCAAGTAACCATTCATTCATGAATTAACCTAATTTTAAAacttaataatataatattgagATTGAGAGAAAAACTCACAAACAATGAGAAAGTTTGCTTCCTGTCTACgccaagaaaagagaaaaatggaTTAAAATGTCTTTGGTTTTTAGCAATTTGTGTAAAGAggtaatataataataatagttttATTAAAACTTTTGGGAATGGGTTTGCAAAAGGAGGCGTAGTCTTGGAGGAAACATAGGTTTGGCTGAGTAGGGCCTAACGTGGTAAAATAAACATGTTAATCAATATGGATTATCCAATAACAACACACTACTTTCTCtctttatataataaaaactgAATAGGAGACTGGAACTGCATTGGTCCCAACATGCCTTTGCCCTTGTTTCATGAGGTCAATGGTGTGGCGCATCAACTACCTCgatgtgttttttctttcttctatcAAGGATCATTTGCTGTCCTCATTTCTTCTTGGTGTATTACTTGAGGATAGTTGTTATGAGCATTAAGTTGCTTTAATtattgaccccaaaaaaaaaaaaaaaaaaaatgttgcttcaataaaattattattttcctgACAAGAAATTTGTAGTTCAAATGGTTAATCGTAGTTATCCATGCCCACAAGTTTTTATGTATTCAAATTTTCCTCTCCAATATATGTACTCTTACGCGGACGTCTAGATGTTATAACCGTGCGGACATCTAGATGTTATCAGCATGCAAATGCCATGTATTTCTGCTACCCGTTCCAACTTTCCTCCCTATTTACAATGAATCCACACGGTAACAATATACACACGTCTGCATAGGAGTATATATCATTTCAGTTATTCTGTTATTACTGTGCGAACccattaaaaatagaaaaaaaaataaaaaaagataataaaaaatacatgacGTTTACACAGTGAAAAATGTCCAAACGTCTGGCataggaaaaaaattgtatataattttccctcataaccaaaaaaaacaagataAGCAAAACGCATTGAACATTTATGGATTACTTGGGCCTTTCCAACAAGAAAACTGGacgaaggaaaagaaaaggcaaaacaaaaagtactAGAGGAGAATAGATACATACTCCGTCGCCCACAGAGGAGCTGGCATGCTACTTACAACCATGGGCTTTAGCCCATTATACCTGTGGCTGGTCCAGGTAAAGACCCAATATCACACGATTTtgtaccaaaacaaaaataatgcctgttttttttttttttttttttttttttttgggttttattaaaaaagaaaagaaaagaagtgtTTGGATCGAGCTTTATTGGGGTCGCATGCAACTGGTTGTAAACGTTTCCTAACTTTGATCGAGTCAATATTCATTCCCGAAACATTTGTAACACGTTCATAACATGCAGTCCTGAtttcttggacccctgtagtccaagagatttatggtcactcactgttggatgtaaattcaacggttgacttgaatcgggtaatgatcatttatgtcatattgcatttatatatatcattttaaaccattggattaatatccaaaggtgggtgaccacaatctcttagactcctgtggtccaagagatcgggactgtcataacatgttatctttattttattgttgtggctttctttttattttgaaaaaccTTTTAGTTTGTATTCTTTTTGGTAACTTGTTTAGGCATTTAAGGGCGGAACCATGAATTTTTCGACGGGTGGGCTAGCTAAagttattagcttaaaatttaatgattattttttttttggtacttacaatttctatagtctttttagaaataaaaataaacaataaatcatataaaccaaGCTAGTTCATAGCTCCATAgactaattttcaataagtttTAACATAAACCAAATAGGGTTTAACTCCATAgtggattgaacatctaaggctTTTTACCTAGATTGACATTAGGttccttcatgcattcatatcatatatgaaaagttgttttatgtaaaaatattgactaaatatgaaaaatgggttttcggaataatcagttcttcaaaataatttttggcTGCTTTTATTCctcacacatcaaataagaaaacttgattttatgatattttagtgtgaagtatatattgacttaatgagccatcatttttagcctaaatcgtattttgcactaaaaccgatttttcatattttgatttggtgggaatttgattttctagtatttttatttgaatccaaatggggggtacttccttatttacattataaacttaagtaaatggagccCTTA comes from Prunus dulcis chromosome 6, ALMONDv2, whole genome shotgun sequence and encodes:
- the LOC117631073 gene encoding RING-H2 finger protein ATL16-like isoform X1, with amino-acid sequence MGFDHRKLILQTNFSEEDFCPNQCKQPPTHGGFCFLPCFKTCRDVCKNIIVFGGRELRPPLFPDPTLLPPSPPSPDPTLPPPSPPLPPLTDYYQPPSEQKHILETSMKITGCMIGVALLVAIVFSIVRFYWRRSNSRRRRSSSLPILFDAQQDFLDEDHGPVLDHPIWYIYTVGLPQSVIDSITVCKYKKDEGLIEGTDCSVCLSEFEEDESLRLLPKCSHAFHIPCIDTWLRSHKNCPLCRAPIVCDIARAQESVPEPISRDSGSRESIEVENLENNGGVGSLGSGTGEVGITDDENVFAIPTEGRTAENSGKVLPSSTVAAGSRDPRALSDLTDNRRVTEEDIQPIRRSVSMDSSSASRIYRDVANVIPEEGSSNSQLVHVKNPNSGIVSKYGSSSSSLAKLMRSSSIGFSLQMGPISMKRPFSSGRKFFSSKHGRSQSSILPS
- the LOC117631073 gene encoding RING-H2 finger protein ATL16-like isoform X2, which produces MGFDHRKLILQTNFSEEDFCPNQCKQPPTHGGFCFLPCFKTCRDVCKNIIVFGGRELRPPLFPDPTLPPPSPPLPPLTDYYQPPSEQKHILETSMKITGCMIGVALLVAIVFSIVRFYWRRSNSRRRRSSSLPILFDAQQDFLDEDHGPVLDHPIWYIYTVGLPQSVIDSITVCKYKKDEGLIEGTDCSVCLSEFEEDESLRLLPKCSHAFHIPCIDTWLRSHKNCPLCRAPIVCDIARAQESVPEPISRDSGSRESIEVENLENNGGVGSLGSGTGEVGITDDENVFAIPTEGRTAENSGKVLPSSTVAAGSRDPRALSDLTDNRRVTEEDIQPIRRSVSMDSSSASRIYRDVANVIPEEGSSNSQLVHVKNPNSGIVSKYGSSSSSLAKLMRSSSIGFSLQMGPISMKRPFSSGRKFFSSKHGRSQSSILPS